In Streptomyces liangshanensis, the DNA window CGTCCGAGCCACAGCAGGAACCGGGGGCCCGACCGCGCGTCGGGAATGCCCGGATCTGGATACGGAAGGTCGCGAATCTGCATGATGTCCCATGACTGGTGGAGTGGCCCAAACCGTGCAAGGTTCGCCCTCCCGCCCGGCCCGGAGCAATCGATTTTCTCCCCGACGAGCGGAATCGAGCCATCCGCCGGGCCACGGGCAGGTGGCCGGCAGTGCCGCGCGGGATCAGCAGCGCCGCGCCGCCGTCCCGTCGACCAGGGCCTCCAGCAGCCCGCCCAGCGTCTCGCGCTGCTCGCCGGTCAGCGGCGCCAGGATCTCCGTGGCGGCCGAACGCCGGGCCAGGCGAAGCGACTTGAGCGTGGCCGTGCCGGTGTCGGTCAGCTCGATCCGTACCACCCTGCGATTGGTCGGGTCGGGGGCGCGGCGGACCCAGCCGCTCGCCTCCAGACCGTCGACCAGCGTGGTCACCGCGCGGGGGACCACTTCCAGCCGCGCGGCCAGATCGGCCATCCGGGGCGGGGTGTCGTACGTCGCGACCGTGCGCAGCAGTCTCGCCTGCGCGGGCGTGATGCCGATCGGCTCCAGCTGGCGCTTCTGGAGGCGATGGAGCCGCCGGGTCAGACGCAACAGCTGCTCGGCCAGCATGCCGTCGGCATCGGGGGTGTCCATGGCGGAATAATATCAGGACCACGCTCATTGTGAGCATAGGTAACAGTCGGCTATGCTCAGGGAAGTATCGACACCTCTCGAAGGAGCCCATGAACCCGCACGTGAATCCGCACGCCTCCACCTGGACACCCTCGCCCAGCAACAGGAACAGCACTGGGACCAGCCCCGGCACCGGTCCGGCCGCCGACATCAGCGCCGGCACCAAGGCCGTCGACGGTACCGGCGCAAGACCCGACGGCCCCGACAGCGGCGCGCCCGGCCAGGAGCAGCCCGCCGAGCTGCGGCGCATCTTCCGTCTCTTCCGCCCCTACCGCGGCCGTCTCGCCGTCGTGGGCCTGCTCGTCGGCGCCTCGTCGCTGGTCTCCGTCGCCTCGCCGTTCCTGCTGCGCGAGATCCTCGACACCGCGATCCCCCAAGGGCGTACGGGCCTGCTGAGCCTGCTCGCCCTCGGCATGATCCTCACCGCCGTCGTCAACAGCGTGTTCGGCGTCCTCCAGACCCTCATCTCCACGACGGTCGGCCAGCGCGTCATGCACGACCTGCGCACCGGCGTGTACGCCCAGCTCCAGCGCATGCCGCTCGCCTTCTTCACCAGGACCCGGACCGGCGAGGTCCAGTCGCGCATCGCCAACGACATCGGCGGCATGCAGGCGACCGTGACCTCCACCGCGACCTCCCTGGTCTCCAACCTCACGGCCGTCGTCGCCACGGTCGTCGCGATGCTCGCGCTGGACTGGCGGCTCACGCTCGTCTCCATGCTCCTGCTGCCGGTCTTCGTGTGGATCAGCCGCCGCGTCGGCCGCGAGCGCAAGAAGATCACCACCCAGCGCCAGCGCCAGATGGCCACGATGGCGGCCAACATCACCGAGTCGCTTTCCGTCAGCGGCATCCTCCTCGGCCGCACGATGGGCCGGGCCGACTCGCTCACGAAGGCGTTCGCCGACGAGTCCGAGCAGCTCGTGGATCTGGAAGTGCGGTCGAACATGGCCGGACGCTGGCGCATGTCGACCATCGGCATCGTGATGGCCGCCATGCCCGCGGTCATCTACTGGGTCGCGGGCCTCGCGCTGCACGCGAGCGGGACCGCCGTCTCCATCGGCACGCTCGTCGCCTTCGTCTCGCTCCAGCAGGGCCTGTTCCGCCCGGCGGTGAGCCTGCTCTCCACCGGTGTGCAGATGCAGACGTCCCTGGCGCTCTTCCAGCGCATCTTCGAATACCTCGACCTGCGGGTCGACATCACCGAGCCCGCCGAGCCCGTCCGTCTCGACAAGATCGGCGGCGAGGTCCGCTTCGAGGGCGTCGACTTCAGTTACGAGGGCAAGGGCGGCCGGACCCTGAGCGGCATCGACCTCACGGTCCCGGCCGGCGGCAGCCTCGCCGTCGTCGGGCCCACGGGATCCGGCAAGTCGACCCTCAGCTACCTGGTGCCCCGGCTGTACGACGTGACCGGCGGCCGGGTCCTCCTCGACGGGGTGGACGTACGGGACCTGGACTTCGACACCCTCGCCCGCGCGGTCGGAGTCGTCTCCCAGGAGACCTACCTCTTCCACGCGTCCGTCGCCGAGAACCTCCGCTTCGCCAAGCCGGACGCCACGGACGAGGAGATCGAGACGGCCGCCAGGGCCGCCCAGATCCACGACCACATCGCCTCGCTGCCCGACGGGTACGACACCCTCGTCGGCGAGCGCGGATACCGGTTCTCCGGCGGCGAGAAGCAGCGCCTGGCCATCGCCAGGACGATCCTGCGCGACCCGCCCGTCCTGATCCTGGACGAGGCCACCAGCGCGCTGGACACCCGTACGGAACAGGCGGTGCAGCAGGCCATCGACGCGCTCTCCGAAGGACGTACCACCCTCACCATCGCCCACCGGCTCTCCACGATCAGGGACGCCGACCAGATCGTCGTCCTGGACGCGGGGCGCGTCGTGGAGCGGGGCACGCACGAGGAGCTGCTGCGGGAGGACGGGCGGTACGCGGCGCTGGTCCGCAGGGACACGCGGCCCGCGGGGGCCGGGGAGAGCCTGCCCCCGGCGGAGGACCTGGCGGCGCTCGCGCCCCGGGGCTGAGCCGGCGCGCGGGGCGTCCCCGAGGTCGCCCGTGTCGCCGACCGCCACGTGCCGTGATCGGCGATCACCCGGGGTTAGCGTGCCCGTATGACCTACGAGCCTGTGAGGCGCCGGCCGGGGCGCCGCCCCCGGCTGACGGGCCGGGGCCGCCTGGTCCTCATGGCCGGGGCCGTGCTGGTCATCGCGGCCGCGGTGCTGGTGCCCGTACTGATCGACCGGGGCTCGGAAGGCCCGGGACCGGGCAGGCTGGTCGTCCCCGAGGGACAGCGGGCCGCGCAGGTGTACGCCTCCGTGGACCGTGCCCTGGGCCTGGCCGCCGGTACGACGCGCGAGAAGGCCGCGTCCGTACCGCTCGACCTCCCGCCGGCCGCGAGGGACAACCCGGAGGGCTACCTGTTCCCGGCGACGTACCCGGTGAACGCGGAGAGCACCCCGGCGAGTCTGCTCAGCTTCATGGTCAACACCGCGAACCAGCGGTTCGGCGCGCACCACATCAGCGACGGGGCCCGGCTCGACGACGTGAGCGTCTACCAGACCGTCACCCTCGCGAGCATCGTGCAGGCGGAGGCCGCCACGGCGTCCGACATGGGCAAGGTCTCCCGGGTCATCCACAACCGGCTCGCCCGGGGCATGGCGCTCCAGATGGACTCCACCATCAACTACGGGCTCCGGCGCAGCACGCTCGACACCACGTACCAGGACACGGGCATCGACAGCCCGTACAACACGTACGAACGCAAGGGCCTGCCGCCCACGCCGATCGGGAATCCGGGCAACGAGGCGCTGAACGCGGCCGTGCGCCCGACGCGGGGGAACTGGCTGTACTTCGTCACCGTGGCGCCGGGGGACACCCGCTTCACGGCCAGTTACGCGGAGCAGCGGCGGAACGTGGCGGAGTTCAACGCGAACCGGCGGGCCGCGAGCCGCACCGGCTGAGGGGCGGTATGCGCGCCGCCCGGGGTTCACACCGGCTCGGGCACCCGCGCCAGCAGCCGCCTGATGTCCCGTACCGCCGCCCGGCCCGCCCGGTTCGCGCCGATCGTCGAGGCCGAAGGCCCGTACCCCACCAGGTGCACCCGCTCGTCCCGTACGGCCCTGGTCTCCTCGACCTTGATGCCGCCGCCCGGCTCCCGCAGCCTCAGCGGCGCCAGATGGTCCACGGCCGCCCGGAAGCCGGTCGCCCAGAGGATCACGTCGGCCTCGACCGTCCGCCCGTCGTCCCAGGCCACGCCCGTCGGGGTGATCCGGTCGAACATCGGCAGCCGGTCCAGGACGCCTTCCTCGCGGGCCTTCGTGATCGCCTCGTTCACCGGCAGCCCGGTCACGGACACCACGCTCAGCGGCGGAAGCCCCTGGCGGACCCGTTCCTCCACGAGGGCGACGGCCGCCCGGCCCTGCTCCTCGCCGAACGGGCCCTCGCGGAAGACGGGCGGCCGCCGGGTCACCCAGGTCGTGTCCGCCGCCACCTCCGCGATCTCGATCAGGTGCTGGGTCCCGGAGGCGCCGCCGCCCACCACCACGACCCGCAGACCGGCGAACGCGCCGGGGCCCGGGTAGTGCGCCGTGTGCAACTGCCGCCCCAGGAAGGTCTCCTGGCCGGGGTAGCGCGGCCAGAACGGCCGGTCCCAGGTGCCGGTGGCGTTGATCAGCGCCCGCGCCCACCAGACCCCCTCGGACGTCTCGACCCGGAGCCGTCCCGCCCCGCCCTCACGTACCGCCGTCACGTCCACCGGCCGGTGCACCCGCAGGTCGAAACGGTCCTCGTACGCGGCGAAGTAGGCGGCGATCACCTCCGAGGAGGGGCGCTCGTCGTCGGCCGCCGCCGTGGTCAGTTCCATGCCGGGCAGCGAGTGCATGCCGTGGACCCTGCCGTACGTGAGCGAGGGCCACCGGAACTGCCAGGCACCGCCCGGCCGCGGGGCGTGGTCGAGCACGACGAAGTCCCGGTCGGGCTCCAGGCCCGACCGGCGCAGGTGGTGGGCGCCGGACAGACCCGCCTGCCCGGCGCCTATGACCACCACATCGATGTCGCGTACGCCGAAGTCACTCACGCCCGTACCAACAGCCCGGGCCGGGGGGATCTTCCCGCGCCGCGATCGCACCGGCCGCGACCGCCGCGCGGCCTCGGCGCCCGCCGCGCCCGGCCCCGTCACCCCGCGGCCTCAGCGCCCTCCGGACACCAGCAGCGGCGCCCCGCCCCCCGCCGCGGCCCCCGGCAGCGGCGCCAGCTCCGCGAGCAGCCCGCGCCGCGCCAGCTCCGGCGTCACGCCCTCCCCGAACCAGTACGCCTCCTCCAGGTGCGGGTAGCCCGACAGCACGAAGTGCTCGATCCCCAGGGCGTGGTACTCCTCGATCCGGTCGGCGACATCGGCGTGGCTGCCCACCAGCGCGGTCCCGGCCCCACCCCGTACCAGCCCGACCCCCGCCCACAGGTTGGGCGCGATCTCCAGCTGGTCGCGGGTGCCGCCGTGCAGCGCGAGCATCCGCTGCTGGCCGACGGACTCGCTCCTGCCGAGCGCCTTCTGCGCGGCGGCGACCGTCTCCGGGTCGAGGTCGTCCAGCAACCGGTTCGCCGTGGCCCAGGCGTCCTTCGCGGAGTCCCGCGAGATGGTGTGCATCCGGATGCCGAAGCGGACCGTACGGCCCCGCTCCTCCGCGAGCCCCCGGATCCAGTCGATCTTCTCCTTCACCTGCGCCGGGGGCTCGCCCCAGGTCAGGTAGACGTCGGTGTGCGCGGCGGCGACCGGCCCCGCGGCCGCCGAGGAACCCCCGAAGAACACCGGTGGCAGCGGGTCGGGCGGCAGCGCCGTCAGCCCGCCCTCGACCTGGTAGTGCTGCCCGTCGAAGTCGAACGGCTGCCCGCCCCACACCCCCCGTACCACCTGGAGGAACTCCGCCGTCCTGGCGTAGCGCCGGTCGTGGTCGAGGTGGTCGCCGAAGCGCCGCTGCTCGGTGGAGTCGCCGCCGGTCACCACGTTGAGCATCAGCCGGCCGCGGGTGATGCGCTGGTACGTGGACGCCATCTGCGCCGCCAGTACGGGGGAGATCACCCCGGGCCGGAACGCCACCAGGAACTTGAGCCGGTCGGTGTGCTGGGAGAGCGCCACCGTCGTGAGCCAGGCGTCCTCGCACCAGGTGCCCGTGGGCGTCAACACGCCCTCGAAGCCGAGGCGTTCGGCCGCCTTGGCGATCTGCGCCAGGTAGTCGACGTCGGGCGCGCGGATCCCCGTCACGGCGGTGTTCCCCGTGCGGGTGATGCCCCCGTCGGTGTACGCGTGACGGTCCACGAGCGTGCGCCCGTCACCGCCCGTCGGGAGGAACCAGTGCAGGTGGATGCTCATGAGGAGGGGGCCTTTCCGTAGCTGCGCGCCGGGGAGGTCGACGGCGGCAGGTTGTCGTTGAAGCGGCCGTCCACGTAGTCCGCGAAGTCGAAGTGGCGGGGGATCAGCTTCAGATCGGCGAAGGTGTCGGCGATCTGCTGCTCGGAGGCGATCGCATCCTTGTCGAGCGCGACCGGCACCCGGGTGCCGTAACTGCGCTTCACCGCGGCGAGGGCCACGTCGTAGGGCAGCCCGGTGTCCTTCGCCCAGACCTTCGCCCACGCCTCCGGGTGCTCGTACACCCAGTCCTGGGCCCGGCGCAGCCGCGTGATGAGGTCGCCGATCGCCTGTTCCTTCTTCTTGTCCTTGAGCGCGGCGGGCGCGGCGACCTGGACGGTGAGCCCGTTGACCACACCCTGGCCGTTGGTCAGGATCCGGCCCTTGCCACTGCCCAGGACCTGCGAGGTGTACGGATCCCAGACCGCCCAGGCGTCGACCTTGCCGCTGTTGAAGGCGGCGAGCGCGTCGGCGGGCTGGAGCAGGGTCACCTTGATGTCGGAGAGCTTCAGGCCGGCGGCCTTGAGCGACGCGATCAGCTGGAAGTGGGCCGAGCTGCCCTGGGCGACCGCCACCGTCCGGCCCTTGAGGTCGGTGGTCTTCTTGAGGGGCGAGTTCTTGGGGACGAGGATCGCCTCACCGGCGGGGTCGCCGTGCACGGCGGCCACGACCACGATCTTCGACTTGGCACCGGCGGCGAAGACGGGCGGGGTGTTGCCGACCGTACCGATGTCCACCGCACCGGCGTTGACGGCTTCGAGCATCGGGGGTCCTGAGGTGAAGGTGGACCACTTCACCCGGTAGGGGAGGTCCTTCAGTTCCCCGGCGGCGCGCAGGATCGCCTCCGAACCGCCCTTCTGGTCACCGACATTGAGGGTGACCGCTCCCTTGCCGTCGGTGTTGCCGCCACCGCCGAGACCCACACTCGACGCGGTGTTGCCGTCGGTGGAGCAGGCGGAGACGAGGAGGGTGAGGGAGAGGAGGAGGGCGGCGGACAGCCCTCGTCGGTTACGCGGCACGGTTCGTCCCGGGGGTAGCGGCGGGTTCGTCGACGCCCAGCTCGGTGAGCAGGCGGGTGCGCAGGGCGGCGAAGGCGGGGTCGCCGACGGAGCGCGGCCGGTCCAGGGCGATCGGCGTCTCGTACGCGATCACACCGTCACGCATCACCAGGGCGCGGTCGGCGAGCAGCAGCGCCTCCTCCACGTCGTGCGTCACGAGCAGGACGGCGCAGCCGCGCCGCTGCCACAACTCGGCCACCAACTGCTGGGCCTTGATGCGGGTGAGCGCGTCGAGCGCGCCGAACGGCTCGTCGAGCAGGAGCAGATCGGGCTCCCGTACGAGCGCCCTGGCCAGTGAGGCGCGCTGCGCCTCACCGCCGGACAGGGTCTTGGGCCAGGCGCCGGACCGGTGCGCGAGGCCGACCTCCGCCAACGCCTCCTCGGCGACGGCCCGGTCGGGCTTGCCGTCGAGGCCGAGTAGTACGTTGCGCCAGACGCGTTTCCACGGCATCAGCCGCGGCGACTGGAACGCGACCGCGCGCCGCTTCGGCACGAGCACGCTTCCCTCGATGTCGCGGTCGAGCCCGGCCAGGACCCGCAGCAGGGTCGACTTGCCGCAGCCGCTGCGGCCGAGGAGGGCGGTGAACTCGCCCGCGCGGAGGGTGAGATCGAGGTGGTCTATCACCGGCTGGCCGCCGAAGGCACGGGTCAGGCCGGTGACCCGTACGGCGTCGGCGCCGTTCACGGGGGTCACTGGCCCTTGAAGGTGGGTCGCCATTGCAGCAACAGCCTTTCGAGAGTACGGACCACGGCATCGGCGATCAGGCCGAGGAAGGCGTAGACGATCAGGCAGACGACGATGACGTCGGTACGGAAGAAGTCGCGGGCCTGGTTCATGAGGAAGCCGATCCCGGAGTCGGCGTTGATGGTCTCGCCGAAGACCAGGGCCAGCCAGGCGGTGGCGAGCGAGTACCGCAGCCCGGTCATCGCGCCGGGCAGGGCGCCCGGCAGGATGACGTGCCGGACGAGCCCCCACCGTCCCAGCCCCAACGACTGCCCCGCCTCGATGAGTTGCTCGTCGACGCCGCGGATCCCGGCGTACACGTTGAGGTACAGGTGGAAGGCGACACCGAGCGAGATCAGCGCGATCTTCGGCGCCTCGCCGATGCCCAGCCAGATGATGAGGAGCGGGATCAGCCCGATGAACGGCACGGTCCGTAGCATTTGCACGGTCGCGTCGATCAGGTCCTCGCCGAGCCGCGAGAGCCCGGAGGCGAGGGCGAGCGCGACCCCCACGACCCCGCCGATCAGCAGCCCGGCGGCGACCCGCTGGAGCGACACGCCCATGGCGGTCGGCAGGGTGCCGTCCGCCGTCAGGTCACCGGCGGCCCGCGCGATGGTGAGGGGCGAGGCGAGGGTGTCGGCGTGCAGGACCCCGGTCGAGCTGAGCACCTGCCACACGACGAGCAGCAGCAGCGGCCCGACCGTCCTGCGCAGCCAGCGGGGGACGGAACGCAGGGGGGAACGGCCCGCCGAGGCGGCGGCGAGCGTGACGGTCTCCAGTTCGGCGGGCCGGTCCTCGGACGGGGCGCCGGGGAGGTTCGGCGGGGCATGGTCGACGGTCATGGCGGCTCCACGGGAGGTGGGGGAGAGGGCCGGACGCGCGCACGCGTCCACGCGGGCCCGGGCACGCCCGGGCATGACGACGTCAGCGGTCAGCGGGGGAGAGGGCGAGACAGGGCGCCGCGCTCAGGGGACGTCGGCAGGGGACGTCGGTGAGGGGAGGGAAAGAAGGTCAGCAGCCGCGACAACACGCGGCGGAAGCCACCCGCAGCAGGTCGATGTGACCGCGCGTGGTGAGCAGAGCTGAACGCAACATGGCGCAGAACGTAGCGAGCGCTTCCGGACCCGGTCAATGGTGTCTCGGCCCGTGGACGCGTGATCCCGAGGCGTGGGCGGGCAGGATGGACCCATGCCAGACGCCTTCACCACCAGGATCCTGAACGTCACCACCGGCCCGGAAGAGACGGTGTCCGACCTGACGGCCGCCTGCGAACAGTTCCTCCACGACACCGCCGCGGGCCGCGACGGCCTGCTCAACATCTTCGTCCCGCACGCCACGGCGGGCGTGGCGATCATCGAAACGGGGGCCGGCAGCGACGACGACCTGCTGGCGGCCCTGCACACCCTCCTCCCGGCGGACAACCGCTGGCAACACCGCCACGGCACCCCCGGCCACGGCAGGGACCACGTACTCCCGGCCCTGGTCCCCCCACACGCCACCCTCCCGGTCCTGTCCGGCCAACTGGAGCTGGGCACGTGGCAGTCGGTCTGCCTGGTCGACACCAACAAGGACAATCCAACCCGCCAGGTCCGCCTGAGCTTCCTGGGCTGACCAAGATCGCCCAGGTGGTGCCGCGATCCCTCCGTGACCTGCGTGCCATCCAGCGGCGAAATCGTGGGGCTACCGCGAAGACGCGGGCAGCCGGGCGTCCCTCTCCGACCCGGGAACGCTTGGCAGTTCACGGGAGAGCCGCGTCCACCCGGCCGAGGGCGCCAAAGGCGGGCGGCGAGGAAGCACCGCGTCGTGCGGTCGGCGTTCGTCCCCCAACCTCACCGCTGTTTCATCAATGACGACAGAGGGTGTCGGGTTTACGGCCGACGATTGACGCATGCGCGAAACCCCGGAAGAACTCGACAAGCTCCAGTCCCTCCTCGGCTCCTCCCTCTCCGGCTCGACCGCACACCTCCGCTCGATCGTCGAGGGCCGCACCATCACGGCGGCGCAGCTCACCGGGGTCCTCACCGGCATGTGCGCGCTCGCCCTCTCCACGGTGACCGCGAAGGGCGAACCGCGGATCAGCGGCGTCGACGGGCACTTCCTGCACGGTCGGTGGCACTTCGGCACGGCGCGCAACGCCGCCAAGGCCCGTCATCTCGCGGCCCGTCCGGCCGCCAGCGTCGCGCACATGCGCGGCGAGGACCTCGGCGTGTTCACCCACGGCACGGTGGAGGAGCTGAACCCCGAGGGCGCCGAGACCACGGCCGACTGGCAGGAACTCCTCGCCTACTTGCAGGACTTCTACGGCGACGACACCTTCGACTGGAACCGCGAGGTCGTCTACTACCGGCTGAACCCGCACTGGATGACCGTCTACGCCCCCGACCTCGACAAGCTCACCGGCACGTGACGCCGGCGCGCCGTGGCGACCAGATGGATTGCGGCCTCGGTCACCGGCCGGGGTGGGCCGGCTTTCAGAACTGGCAGTAGTACGGGGACCCTCCGTTGGCCAGGTTGGCGTCCCATACCCAGCCGGAACCGGCAATGTACGACCAGGTGTTGCCGAAGCTGTTCGCCACGTAGCACCGCACCACGATCGACCGGCCAGGCGGGTATGAAGTGACCGGGTCGCATTCCCCGTACGGGCCCTTGCGGACAGTGGCGGTCGCGGAGACTGTGTCGGCCGTGCTGTACGGATTGAGAGAGGCGGTCGGGGCATTCAGGTTCCACGGGCAGGCGGCCGCCGCACCAGCGGCGCCGGTCACGGCGACGGCTGGAGCGCCGAGACTGCCCGCGGCGGTCAGCAGCATCGCCGCGAAAGCTGTTCGTGCGAACGCGAGTTTCGGTCCGATCATGATCGTCCCTTCGGATGTTGCCCTCCGCAGGCCCTCGGCGAGGGCCTTGGTGCAGAGACTGCCCGGTCTTCGCCAACGGCCGAAGGCTTTTGCCTCAGGAGGCAAAACCCAACTACCAGGTGCCACCCCTGTCATCTATGACTGACGGTCACTTCGGCTGCTGAGTGTCACCTGTGCGTCGGTCGCTGTAGCGGGCTGCGGGCTCGGAGCCCGAGAAACGGGGGGCGAGGGTCTGCATGTCCGCCCGCAGCTTCGACCAGTCGGAGTCGGGTAGAGACGGTACGGTCACGGTTTCCCCGGCGTCGAGACCGGCGAAGGCCGCGTCCACCGCGTCAGTGACCGACATGACCAACCCGTCAGGTATGTCGGCGAGTTCGAGGCCGGAGCCGTTCCAGAAGCCGGTGCCCGTTGCCCCTGGCATGAAGGTCTGTACGCGTACTCCGGTGCCGGCGAGTTCCTTTGCGAGGGCCTGGGTGAAACTCAGAACGTACGCCTTTGTTCCGCTGTACACGGCGCTGATCGGCAGGACGCCGACCGCCAGAGCGGAGGAGACGTTGACGATGACACCGTCACCCTGAGCGCCGAGCCCGGCGGCCGCCGCGGCTGCCAGCTTCGTGAAGGCGGTCACGTTCAGTTCGATCAGCGCACTCGCAGCGCTCGGATCGATGGTCGCCAACGGTCCGAAGAGCCCCCCGCCCGCGTTGTTGATCAGCACGCGGACCGCTGTGTCGGTACGCAACCGCTCCTCGACGCGGGCAAGTTCAGCGTCCTGGGTCAGGTCGGCGACCAGGACCTCGGCGCGCCTGCCGGTGCGCGCGGTGATGGCGGCGGCCAGGGATTCGAGACGGGCTTTGTCCCGGGCTACCAGGAGCAGGTCGTACCCACGGTCGGCCAACCGCTGAGCGAACACCGCCCCCATGCCTCCGGATGCTCCGGTGACGACGGCGATCTTGCCGGCATGTGTGCTCATGGGAATCTCCATTCGTGCGATGAATCAGAGGAGGCGTGGGCCAGTCATAGGGCCTGGAACGCGTCGTCGGGCCGTTTGTCGACCGTGAACCGCAGCCCCCACAGCCCGATCTCCTTCAGGACGGGCTGGAGCGCGTGGCCGGTCTCGCTCAGCTGGTAGAGGGCGGTGGCGATGGGTGGCGGCGCGTCCTCGCGCGTGATCAGCCCCGCCGCTTCGAGTTCCTTGAGGCGGGTCGACAGGAGGTTCGTCGCGACGCCCGGCAGCCCCCGCTTCAGCTCCGTGAACCGGGACGGGCCCTGCAGCAGCAGCTCCCGGACGATCAGCAGCGTCCAGCGGTCCTCGATGACATCCAGCCCGCGGGCTATCGAGCAGTACTGCCCATAACTACGCATGAATGAAGTCTACAGCAGAAACTAAAGTGGCTGGATGAAAAAGTAAACCGAGTGAGTGTAGTATTTAAACCATGACGCGTACGCCGTCCCAACCGCTCGGGCTCGTCCCCCTGCTTCTGGCGTCGTTCGTGATCAATCTCGACACGGATCCGGAGATCACGGGTTCAGCGGGAGAACTGCAATCCGACAGGGAAATGAGGTGATCGCGATGGTTGATGTACCTGCATTCATCTGGGTGCTCACCCTCGCCGGAATAACAGGACTGACCGGGATGACGAGTTTCGTCCTGTACCGGGGTGCGAAACTCGCGGGGGCCACGCGACGGAGCGCGGTCGGGCTCGGGGCGGCCACGGCTGCCGTGCTCGGTGCCTGGTTCACGGCCACGGGGGTGATCGCGGCGCATGACGGATACCTCTCGGGGCACGGGCACATTTCTTTCCTGCCCTTCGCGTTCGCCGGGTCGCTGATCGCCTTCCTGGCCGCCACCCGGATCCCCCTGGTCTCCCGCGCGCTCCACGCGCCCGGGATGCTGCACCGGCTGGAATGGCCACACGCGTTCCGGGTGGTGGGGGTCGTGTTCCTGATCATGATGGCCCTGGGTCGTCTGCCGGCGCTGTTCGCGCTGCCCGCGGGGCTGGGGGACATCGCGACCGGCATCGCCGCCCCGTTCGTCGCACGCCGCCTCGCCAGGGGCACCGGCCACCGGCTCGCCGTCAGGTTCAACCTCTTCGGCATGCTCGACCTCGTCACGGCACTGACCCTCGCCCTCCTCATGGGCGCCCACGTCATCAACGTGACCCCGTCCGCACGCGCCATCACCGAAGCGCCGATCGCTCTCATCCCCACCGCCGCCGTCCCCCTGCTGCTCACCCTGCACATCACCTCCCTGCGCCGCCTGAGGGCCATCAAGCGGGGACGGAAGGGCACGGCCGGGACCACCACACCGAACGCGGACGTCGCGGTGCCTCACCCCGTGCCGTCGGCCTCGCACAACAACTGAAGGAGCGCGTCATGAAAACACTCATCGTCGGTGCCGGTGCTGTCGGCGGCTTCGTGGGAGGAAGGCTGGTCCAGGCCGGACGGGAGGTGGACTTCCTGGTCCGCCCCGGCCGGGCCGAACACCTCCGGCAGCGGGGCCTGCACATAGTCGAGGGCAACCGGTCGGAGGGGATCGCGGTCAACCCGATCACGGCCGACGCCCTGAAGGAGACGGAAGAACCGTACGATCTCGTGCTGCTCTCCGTGAAGCCGGACGCGCTGTCGGCGGTCATGGACGACATCACGTCGGCCGTCGGCTCGGCCACCGTGCTGGTTCCCTTCCTCAACGGCATGGCACACCTGGAGGAACTCACGGGACGCTTCGGCAAGTCCCTGCTCGGCGGCACCCTCAGGATCGTCACGCAACTCGACGACAACGGGGACATCCGCCAGTACCTTCCCGGCGGGCAGATCGAGATCGGCGAACTCGACGGCAGCAGGACCAGCAGGGTCGAGGAAGTGGCGCGGACCCTGGCCATCCCCGATTTCGACGTCGCTGTGAGCGCTGACATCGTCGGC includes these proteins:
- a CDS encoding MarR family winged helix-turn-helix transcriptional regulator, with product MDTPDADGMLAEQLLRLTRRLHRLQKRQLEPIGITPAQARLLRTVATYDTPPRMADLAARLEVVPRAVTTLVDGLEASGWVRRAPDPTNRRVVRIELTDTGTATLKSLRLARRSAATEILAPLTGEQRETLGGLLEALVDGTAARRC
- a CDS encoding ABC transporter ATP-binding protein, with protein sequence MNPHVNPHASTWTPSPSNRNSTGTSPGTGPAADISAGTKAVDGTGARPDGPDSGAPGQEQPAELRRIFRLFRPYRGRLAVVGLLVGASSLVSVASPFLLREILDTAIPQGRTGLLSLLALGMILTAVVNSVFGVLQTLISTTVGQRVMHDLRTGVYAQLQRMPLAFFTRTRTGEVQSRIANDIGGMQATVTSTATSLVSNLTAVVATVVAMLALDWRLTLVSMLLLPVFVWISRRVGRERKKITTQRQRQMATMAANITESLSVSGILLGRTMGRADSLTKAFADESEQLVDLEVRSNMAGRWRMSTIGIVMAAMPAVIYWVAGLALHASGTAVSIGTLVAFVSLQQGLFRPAVSLLSTGVQMQTSLALFQRIFEYLDLRVDITEPAEPVRLDKIGGEVRFEGVDFSYEGKGGRTLSGIDLTVPAGGSLAVVGPTGSGKSTLSYLVPRLYDVTGGRVLLDGVDVRDLDFDTLARAVGVVSQETYLFHASVAENLRFAKPDATDEEIETAARAAQIHDHIASLPDGYDTLVGERGYRFSGGEKQRLAIARTILRDPPVLILDEATSALDTRTEQAVQQAIDALSEGRTTLTIAHRLSTIRDADQIVVLDAGRVVERGTHEELLREDGRYAALVRRDTRPAGAGESLPPAEDLAALAPRG
- the mltG gene encoding endolytic transglycosylase MltG, encoding MTYEPVRRRPGRRPRLTGRGRLVLMAGAVLVIAAAVLVPVLIDRGSEGPGPGRLVVPEGQRAAQVYASVDRALGLAAGTTREKAASVPLDLPPAARDNPEGYLFPATYPVNAESTPASLLSFMVNTANQRFGAHHISDGARLDDVSVYQTVTLASIVQAEAATASDMGKVSRVIHNRLARGMALQMDSTINYGLRRSTLDTTYQDTGIDSPYNTYERKGLPPTPIGNPGNEALNAAVRPTRGNWLYFVTVAPGDTRFTASYAEQRRNVAEFNANRRAASRTG
- a CDS encoding NAD(P)-binding domain-containing protein — encoded protein: MSDFGVRDIDVVVIGAGQAGLSGAHHLRRSGLEPDRDFVVLDHAPRPGGAWQFRWPSLTYGRVHGMHSLPGMELTTAAADDERPSSEVIAAYFAAYEDRFDLRVHRPVDVTAVREGGAGRLRVETSEGVWWARALINATGTWDRPFWPRYPGQETFLGRQLHTAHYPGPGAFAGLRVVVVGGGASGTQHLIEIAEVAADTTWVTRRPPVFREGPFGEEQGRAAVALVEERVRQGLPPLSVVSVTGLPVNEAITKAREEGVLDRLPMFDRITPTGVAWDDGRTVEADVILWATGFRAAVDHLAPLRLREPGGGIKVEETRAVRDERVHLVGYGPSASTIGANRAGRAAVRDIRRLLARVPEPV
- a CDS encoding LLM class flavin-dependent oxidoreductase; translation: MSIHLHWFLPTGGDGRTLVDRHAYTDGGITRTGNTAVTGIRAPDVDYLAQIAKAAERLGFEGVLTPTGTWCEDAWLTTVALSQHTDRLKFLVAFRPGVISPVLAAQMASTYQRITRGRLMLNVVTGGDSTEQRRFGDHLDHDRRYARTAEFLQVVRGVWGGQPFDFDGQHYQVEGGLTALPPDPLPPVFFGGSSAAAGPVAAAHTDVYLTWGEPPAQVKEKIDWIRGLAEERGRTVRFGIRMHTISRDSAKDAWATANRLLDDLDPETVAAAQKALGRSESVGQQRMLALHGGTRDQLEIAPNLWAGVGLVRGGAGTALVGSHADVADRIEEYHALGIEHFVLSGYPHLEEAYWFGEGVTPELARRGLLAELAPLPGAAAGGGAPLLVSGGR